From the Desulfonispora thiosulfatigenes DSM 11270 genome, one window contains:
- a CDS encoding TetR/AcrR family transcriptional regulator: MSKATFYKYFATKEDLANEILSYSSKRFSNRARAIDNNLESNVKEKLQRKIILIWEYIIRMINITIKK, from the coding sequence ATATCCAAAGCTACTTTTTATAAATACTTTGCAACAAAAGAGGATTTAGCTAATGAAATACTTTCGTATTCTAGTAAAAGATTTTCAAATAGAGCCAGAGCCATTGATAATAATTTAGAAAGTAATGTTAAAGAAAAGTTGCAAAGAAAGATAATTCTTATCTGGGAATATATTATCCGCATGATAAATATAACAATTAAAAAATAA
- a CDS encoding Rpn family recombination-promoting nuclease/putative transposase — translation MTFKEVFSQKQIAEDFIKSNIPKESLAVIDMGSLELQKK, via the coding sequence TTGACATTTAAAGAAGTATTTAGTCAAAAGCAAATAGCAGAGGATTTTATTAAAAGTAATATTCCTAAAGAGTCATTAGCTGTCATTGATATGGGTAGTTTAGAATTACAAAAGAAATAA
- a CDS encoding Rpn family recombination-promoting nuclease/putative transposase, with the protein MKIQNVHDKFFKETFSKLEVAKDFINNYLPEGIRNIIDINTLHPLKDTFIDKELNEVFSDLLFGVNINNRPGYLYFLFEHKSFTSKNIAFQLLKYMVEIWEDKIENEQIDELPIIIPLVIYHGKNKWNIRSTLGEMIAGYETIPEDVKEFIPNYKYLLYDVSRYQDEDIKGAAQLKILLTIFRDIFIKDKEGLQETITLAAKYLRELESRQTGVEYFETFLRYVFYAGKSFNEEDLQKITEEIERIYPEGSELIMTTAERLIREGMEKGIKEGIEEGIKKGRSEEKIETLTKTAIRLLTKKFGSLPLEIKSKIQNLDSDTLEVLIDDIFVYESLDDLNKFLK; encoded by the coding sequence GTGAAAATCCAAAATGTGCATGATAAATTTTTCAAAGAAACATTTTCAAAATTGGAAGTGGCAAAAGACTTTATAAATAATTACTTGCCAGAGGGCATTAGAAATATAATAGATATAAATACATTACATCCTTTAAAAGATACTTTTATAGATAAAGAATTAAATGAAGTCTTTTCTGACTTATTATTTGGGGTAAATATAAATAACAGACCAGGATATCTTTACTTTCTCTTTGAACATAAGAGTTTTACAAGTAAAAATATAGCCTTTCAGCTATTAAAATATATGGTAGAAATTTGGGAAGATAAAATTGAAAACGAACAAATAGATGAATTACCAATAATAATTCCTTTAGTAATTTATCATGGGAAAAACAAATGGAATATAAGATCAACTTTAGGAGAAATGATTGCAGGTTATGAGACTATTCCTGAAGATGTTAAGGAATTCATCCCAAACTATAAATACCTTTTATATGATGTTTCAAGATATCAAGATGAGGATATAAAAGGAGCAGCACAGCTTAAAATATTACTTACAATATTTAGAGATATCTTTATCAAAGATAAAGAAGGACTGCAAGAAACGATAACTTTAGCAGCAAAATATCTTAGAGAATTGGAAAGTAGGCAAACAGGAGTAGAATATTTTGAAACCTTTTTAAGGTATGTTTTTTACGCTGGAAAGAGTTTTAATGAAGAAGACCTTCAAAAGATAACTGAAGAAATAGAAAGAATCTATCCTGAGGGGAGTGAGCTTATTATGACTACTGCTGAAAGACTTATAAGAGAAGGCATGGAAAAAGGCATAAAAGAAGGTATAGAAGAAGGTATAAAAAAAGGAAGAAGTGAAGAAAAAATAGAAACACTAACCAAAACAGCCATAAGACTATTAACGAAAAAATTTGGCAGTTTGCCTCTAGAGATAAAGTCTAAAATACAAAACCTAGACTCAGATACCTTAGAAGTTCTAATAGATGATATCTTTGTTTATGAAAGTTTAGATGATCTTAATAAGTTTTTAAAATAA
- a CDS encoding YwbE family protein, which produces MDGTKRANIKQGTKVKVVQKQDQRSGKLTEGVVKRILTNSPTHPHGIKVMLESGIVGRVKEIIV; this is translated from the coding sequence ATGGATGGAACTAAACGAGCAAATATAAAACAGGGTACAAAAGTTAAAGTCGTCCAAAAACAAGATCAGCGTTCGGGAAAATTAACTGAGGGAGTAGTTAAGAGAATTCTTACAAATTCGCCTACCCATCCTCATGGGATTAAGGTTATGCTTGAGAGCGGCATTGTTGGAAGGGTTAAGGAAATAATAGTTTGA